Proteins encoded in a region of the Malaciobacter mytili LMG 24559 genome:
- a CDS encoding HD domain-containing protein, giving the protein MKKSRIFRKTFFITLFIKQNKWHYYGVLAHTLALVFHLVKNRQFKMIGAGFLHDIAKPIIAFQDDEDKKTNQYSFHNHEELSFFIVRNWPISLYTKNLVRYHYIIRGMQKAKERNQINKYKRMKRSYEKLDKDFIIDLKIFMKYDDLAKKSIFKSAKNS; this is encoded by the coding sequence ATGAAAAAATCAAGAATTTTTAGAAAAACCTTTTTTATAACTCTTTTTATAAAGCAAAATAAATGGCATTATTATGGAGTTTTAGCCCATACTTTAGCTTTGGTTTTTCATTTAGTTAAAAATAGACAATTTAAGATGATAGGTGCAGGATTTTTACATGATATTGCAAAACCTATTATTGCTTTTCAAGATGATGAAGATAAAAAGACAAATCAATACTCTTTTCATAACCATGAAGAACTTTCTTTTTTTATAGTTAGAAATTGGCCAATATCTTTATATACAAAAAACTTAGTTAGATACCATTATATAATAAGAGGCATGCAAAAAGCTAAAGAAAGAAATCAAATAAATAAGTATAAAAGAATGAAAAGGTCATATGAAAAATTAGATAAAGATTTTATCATAGATTTAAAAATTTTTATGAAGTATGATGATTTGGCAAAGAAAAGTATTTTTAAAAGTGCTAAGAATTCTTAG
- a CDS encoding response regulator, producing MQNKDLNILNKFNILYLEDDVNLLKHTHDVLEDFVNNIYAVKTSKEALEILKTKKIDVIISDILLENENGIDFLKYLKETKHIHIPTILTTAHTDTKYLLDAIKLKVENYIIKPINIKELLSTLHDILLPIVQQKEITRNNSVIKTISAITDSKQVDVIKYIINNLDNNNNFSASYSEIMEKINISKPTLIKLFKDLSNKNILIKIQHKTYRFNDQALDEI from the coding sequence ATGCAGAATAAAGACCTAAATATACTAAATAAATTTAATATTTTATATCTTGAAGATGATGTAAATTTATTAAAACATACTCATGATGTATTAGAAGACTTTGTAAATAATATCTACGCTGTTAAAACTTCTAAAGAGGCTTTAGAAATATTAAAAACAAAAAAAATAGATGTGATTATTTCTGATATTTTACTTGAAAATGAAAATGGAATTGATTTTTTAAAATATTTAAAAGAGACAAAACATATACATATACCAACTATTTTAACAACAGCTCACACTGATACAAAATATTTATTAGATGCAATAAAATTAAAAGTTGAAAATTATATTATTAAGCCAATAAATATAAAAGAGTTATTATCAACTCTTCATGATATTTTATTGCCAATAGTACAACAAAAAGAGATAACTAGAAATAATAGTGTAATAAAAACAATTTCAGCAATTACAGATAGTAAGCAAGTTGATGTAATAAAATATATTATAAATAATTTAGATAATAACAATAATTTTTCAGCTTCATATAGTGAAATTATGGAAAAAATAAATATATCAAAACCAACATTGATTAAACTTTTTAAGGATTTATCAAATAAAAATATATTAATAAAAATCCAACATAAAACTTATAGATTTAATGACCAAGCCTTAGATGAAATCTAA
- the selD gene encoding selenide, water dikinase SelD — protein MNNEYKLTKFVRAAGUAAKMGPGDLKQTICNLTPNDSRVLVGFDTSEDASVYQINETQAIVQTLDFITPVVDDPYIYGQIAAANSLSDVFAMGAEVKTALNIVGFDRKNISTEALGEILNGGNEKIKECGGVLLGGHTIESPEMYYGLSVTGMIHPNEIIRNNTAKIGDVLVLTKPIGMGILTTAIKRDLLPLEMMKKCSEIMAMLNYLPSKIMRKYRVHACTDITGFGLLGHALECINKTVTFSIDCKSVPVLNEVVELSEQDVVPGGTKKNLKYIEDKVTFMSSVANYCKLVLCDAQTSGGLLISMNKDDAKEYIKEIEDLSLGYASIIGEVIPKGATDIIIH, from the coding sequence ATGAACAACGAATATAAATTAACGAAATTCGTAAGAGCTGCTGGTTGAGCTGCAAAAATGGGTCCGGGAGACCTTAAACAAACAATTTGCAATTTAACGCCAAATGATAGCAGAGTCTTAGTGGGATTCGATACAAGTGAAGATGCTAGTGTTTATCAAATAAATGAAACACAAGCAATAGTTCAAACACTTGATTTTATTACACCTGTTGTTGATGACCCATATATTTATGGACAAATTGCTGCTGCTAATTCTTTAAGTGATGTATTTGCTATGGGGGCAGAAGTAAAAACTGCCCTAAATATAGTAGGTTTTGATAGAAAAAATATTTCTACTGAAGCTTTAGGTGAAATATTAAATGGTGGAAATGAAAAAATTAAAGAGTGTGGTGGTGTACTATTGGGTGGACATACTATTGAATCACCTGAGATGTATTATGGATTAAGTGTTACAGGAATGATTCATCCAAATGAAATAATAAGAAATAACACTGCAAAAATAGGTGATGTTTTAGTTCTTACAAAACCTATTGGAATGGGTATTTTAACAACTGCAATTAAAAGAGATTTATTACCTTTAGAGATGATGAAAAAGTGTAGTGAAATTATGGCAATGTTAAACTATCTTCCATCAAAAATAATGAGAAAATATAGAGTTCATGCTTGTACAGATATAACTGGATTTGGACTTTTAGGTCATGCTTTAGAGTGTATAAATAAAACAGTTACCTTTAGTATTGATTGTAAAAGTGTACCTGTACTAAATGAAGTAGTTGAACTTTCAGAACAAGATGTAGTTCCAGGTGGAACTAAAAAGAACTTAAAATATATAGAAGATAAAGTAACATTTATGAGTAGTGTTGCAAACTATTGTAAACTTGTACTTTGTGATGCACAAACTTCAGGGGGATTACTAATCTCTATGAATAAAGATGATGCAAAAGAGTATATAAAAGAAATAGAAGATTTATCTTTAGGATATGCTAGTATTATAGGAGAAGTTATACCAAAGGGTGCAACTGATATTATAATTCATTAA
- a CDS encoding transglutaminase-like domain-containing protein encodes MQRRTFLKGAALVGTTMAVTPSIVLADTKTNPFGITKKPRKFSVTNSFELETNDQVARLWVPLPLDSSYQKVLNISYTGDFKEAFISNDNAYDTKLLYAQWDKNSKSRKLEIKFDIIMQERTADLSKATNNTNFPADVKAFLKGTAHTPVNEKLTAFANEITKDSKTQLEKAQAIYDWTVNNMYRDESVIGCGVGDASKIIEQKLFGGKCTDVSSVFVALLRNAGVPARELFGIRLGQSKISNSCGKADANGFAKISGGQHCRTEFYVDGAGWIPADPADVTKVRTQEKLTNDDKKIKDLRKYFFGNWEMNWAAFNYARDFVLNPKPAQYPLNMLGYPYAEMDEDVLNYYSPKEFGYSYTSQERA; translated from the coding sequence ATGCAAAGAAGAACATTTTTAAAAGGTGCTGCATTAGTTGGTACAACAATGGCAGTTACACCATCAATAGTTTTAGCTGATACAAAAACAAATCCATTTGGAATTACAAAAAAACCAAGAAAATTTTCTGTTACAAATAGTTTTGAATTAGAAACAAATGACCAAGTTGCTAGACTTTGGGTTCCACTTCCATTAGATTCAAGTTATCAAAAAGTATTAAATATCTCTTATACAGGTGATTTTAAAGAAGCTTTTATTTCAAATGACAATGCTTATGATACAAAACTTTTATATGCACAATGGGATAAAAACTCTAAATCAAGAAAATTAGAAATCAAATTTGATATTATTATGCAAGAAAGAACAGCTGATTTATCAAAAGCTACAAATAATACAAACTTCCCAGCAGATGTAAAAGCATTCTTAAAAGGAACTGCTCATACTCCAGTTAATGAAAAATTAACTGCATTTGCAAATGAAATAACAAAAGATTCAAAAACTCAATTGGAAAAAGCACAAGCTATTTATGATTGGACAGTAAATAATATGTATAGAGATGAAAGTGTTATTGGTTGTGGTGTTGGTGATGCTTCAAAAATTATTGAACAAAAACTATTTGGTGGAAAATGTACTGATGTAAGTTCAGTATTTGTTGCACTTTTAAGAAATGCAGGAGTTCCAGCAAGGGAGCTTTTTGGTATAAGATTAGGACAATCAAAAATCTCAAATTCTTGTGGAAAAGCAGATGCAAATGGTTTTGCTAAAATTTCTGGTGGACAACATTGTAGAACAGAGTTTTATGTTGATGGAGCAGGTTGGATTCCAGCAGATCCAGCTGATGTTACAAAAGTAAGAACACAAGAAAAACTTACAAATGATGATAAAAAAATCAAAGATTTAAGAAAATATTTCTTTGGAAATTGGGAAATGAACTGGGCTGCATTTAACTATGCAAGAGATTTTGTATTAAATCCAAAGCCAGCACAATATCCTTTAAATATGTTAGGGTATCCTTATGCAGAAATGGATGAAGATGTATTAAATTACTATTCACCAAAAGAGTTTGGATATTCTTATACTTCTCAAGAAAGAGCATGA
- a CDS encoding heavy-metal-associated domain-containing protein, which translates to MKFFLILFIFAVSLFSKEVVIEVKQMHCPLCTSMVKKAIKNVEGVTKVKVKLQDKKAVINFDESKTNIATILEAIKTTSYVGEVVKP; encoded by the coding sequence ATGAAATTTTTTTTAATACTTTTTATTTTTGCAGTTTCTTTATTTTCCAAAGAAGTAGTTATTGAAGTAAAACAGATGCATTGTCCTTTATGTACATCTATGGTTAAAAAAGCTATAAAAAATGTAGAGGGTGTAACAAAGGTAAAAGTTAAACTTCAAGATAAAAAAGCAGTAATAAATTTTGATGAGAGTAAAACTAATATAGCAACAATTTTAGAAGCTATAAAAACAACTTCTTATGTGGGAGAAGTAGTTAAACCTTAG
- a CDS encoding transporter, whose product MKSINLVVSAVITAVLATLCCLPAFLFLFFGVSVAGLSFLSELGFLRIPLSILTIILLFIAYKKSKNSIICECKNRKKSIIISIGLFLLFFALLFYPEFLVYFVD is encoded by the coding sequence ATGAAAAGTATAAATTTAGTAGTATCAGCAGTTATTACTGCTGTGCTTGCTACTTTATGTTGTCTTCCTGCTTTTTTATTTTTATTTTTTGGTGTTAGTGTAGCAGGCTTATCTTTTTTAAGTGAATTAGGTTTTCTTAGAATTCCTCTTTCAATTCTTACAATTATTTTGCTTTTTATAGCTTATAAAAAAAGTAAAAATAGCATTATTTGTGAATGTAAAAATAGAAAAAAAAGTATTATTATTTCAATAGGTTTATTTTTACTATTTTTTGCACTTCTTTTTTATCCTGAATTTTTAGTATATTTTGTAGATTAA